One part of the Pseudopipra pipra isolate bDixPip1 chromosome 3, bDixPip1.hap1, whole genome shotgun sequence genome encodes these proteins:
- the LOC135411048 gene encoding acrosin-like, whose amino-acid sequence MNWLCLLLVLLATCGLAHGTWDNCGSMCGLRAIGYDYGASAYQYGYYGMTRVVGGTGAHEASWPWLVSLQHEWIPDTGHLCGGSLVHPQWVLTAAHCFDSVTNISLVYVVIGATQLTQPGPGAQVRYVKQLRLHQYYNKDTMKNDIALLELDHPVQCSPYIQLACVPDPTLRVSDLFYCFVAGWGATTARASRTSDLLQEAQVHLIDLKLCNSSQWYAGKIHSSNVCAGYPQGIIDTCQGDSGGPLMCKDNVADYYWVVGVTSWGRGCARPKQPGIYTSTQYFYNWILAEMAASPYRRASLAAQTWGHFPTAPQPTQYPWMRPTAAQPPWTRPTAAQPPWTRPTAAQPPWTRPTAAQPPWTRPTAAQPPWTRPTAAQPPWTRPTAAQPPWTRPPTTKPPWTRPPATQPPLTRPTAAQPPWTRPTAAQPPWTRPTAAQPPLTKPPASEKPKPLPKPKPTSSDQVSSCPYSEDELVKFFTQAKDLLKEIFGENTT is encoded by the exons ATGAAttggctctgcctcctcctcgtCCTGCTGGCCACGTGCGGGCTTGCGCACGGCACGTGGGACAACTGTGG ATCGATGTGTGGGCTCCGAGCCATTGGTTATGACTACGGCGCCAGCGCTTATCAATACGGCTACTACGGCATGACACGCGTCGTGGGTGGCACAGGTGCCCATGAAGCATCCTGGCCCTGGCTCGTCAGCCTCCAGCATGAGTGGATACCAGACACGGGGCATTTGTGCGGAGGGTCCCTCGTCCACCCGCAATGGGTCCTCACGGCAGCCCACTGCTTTGACTCTGTCAC CAACATCAGCCTGGTGTACGTGGTGATCGGGGCCACCCAGTTGACTCAACCAGGCCCTGGGGCACAAGTCCGCTACGTTAAGCAGCTGCGCCTTCACCAATACTATAATAAAGACACCATGAAGAACGACATCGCCTTGCTGGAACTGGACCATCCTGTCCAGTGCAGCCCCTACATCCAGCTGGCCTGTGTGCCTGACCCGACACTGAGAGTGTCAGACTTGTTCTACTGCTTTGTCGCTGGCTGGGGTGCCACCACTGCAAGGG CTTCAAGAACAAGCGATCTCCTGCAGGAGGCCCAGGTCCACCTCATCGATCTCAAGCTCTGCAACAGCAGCCAGTGGTATGCAGGGAAAATCCACAGCTCCAACGTGTGTGCTGGTTATCCACAGGGCATCATCGACACCTGCCAG GGGGACAGCGGTGGTCCTCTCATGTGCAAAGACAACGTCGCTGACTACTACTGGGTTGTTGGAGTGACCAGCTGGGGAAGAGGCTGCGCAAGACCAAAGCAGCCCGGAATCTACACCTCCACTCAGTACTTCTACAATTGGATCCTGGCTGAGATGGCTGCAAGCCCATATAGAAGGGCTTCTCTAGCAGCACAGACTTGGGGTCATTTTCCAACTGCCCCACAACCCACTCAGTATCCATGGATGAGACCAACTGCCGCACAACCACCATGGACAAGACCAACTGCCGCACAACCACCATGGACAAGACCAACTGCCGCGCAGCCGCCATGGACGAGACCAACTGCTGCACAGCCTCCATGGACGAGACCAACCGCTGCACAGCCTCCATGGACGAGACCAACCGCCGCACAGCCGCCATGGACAAGACCAACCGCCGCACAGCCGCCATGGACAAGACCACCCACCACAAAGCCACCATGGACGAGACCACCTGCCACACAGCCACCATTGACAAGACCAACCGCTGCACAGCCGCCATGGACAAGACCAACCGCTGCACAGCCACCATGGACAAGACCAACTGCCGCACAGCCGCCATTGACAAAACCACCGGCCTCAGAGAAGCCAAAGCCACTGCCGAAGCCAAAGCCAACATCGTCGGACCAAGTTAGCTCCTGCCCCTATTCAGAAGATGAGCTAgtgaaattctttactcaggCGAAGGATCTCCTCAAGGAGATCTTTGGGGAAAACACAACTtga